The Torulaspora delbrueckii CBS 1146 chromosome 1, complete genome DNA segment ACTCTAGGTGTAACACACTTagattcttcttctgaaacgtctttctctttgagcAGAAACGCTGGTGACAGATAATGGCAATTTCAAACCCAAAGACTTAACCAAGTCAGCGGTTTGGTTGTCAACATTCAAGACACCCTTGGAGTGTTCCAAGTCCAAAGCAGAGACTTCTGGAACGTATTGGTCCtttctctctctttcttcttcttgcaacttgaaagagatacCTCTAACTGGACCCTTTTGaattctcttcatcaaatgggTAGTGTAACCAGCAATCTTGTTTCTCAATCTCTTAGATTGGATGGTGGCGATTTCATCACACAATCTCTTGTTGACTTGGAAATCCATAGTCAACTTTGGATAGTAACGCTCAATCAAAGCCTTGGAAGCACGCTTGACGGTCTTAGTTCTAACTCTACCCTGTTAAAATCCATGCGATAAGCAATGAAAATGTTAGTAAAACGTTCTCAAACTGGTTTCAAACATGCCGAATCATCACAGGAGTCATTTCAGTATCAcagctctttcttccatgAATTATATCATAATCTCTAGTATTCCACTGGCTCTCTTCGAATCAATCGGCTATTTCATAGGCTCATTAACGTACCATTTTGTATTGCTATTCTCGAGGTTATTGAATACTTTAACGCACAATATGGCAATTTACAACTTGTAATTCATTTGATTAGCTCAGTTCTGGTATGATGATTGATCCTGAGTACTGTCCAGAACGATACCAAGCTCGCCGTCCTTCCAGGCTAGGCCCAGACTAGTCCCAGTACAGGCAAGCCCAGACCAGCGTGTCCGAGCCTAGCTAGACACGACCTCTCCTTCCAGCTTAGCTACCTTCCAGCCTAGCTGGGCAGACCTCGCTTTGGCATCGACGcagaaaatttcaactttttcagaatttttcaaaatttttcaaaatttcagaaATTTTGAGGTTGTTTGGATTTTGTCAAACAGTCATACGAAGTTTAGATCTCCTTATACGGATATGGCGTCAATCTTTAATGAATAATACCAATATTGACGATTGCATAATATAGATTGGTAAATAAGGTTGGTCGCGAAGGGTTACAGCATATCGGGCTCTTGTGAGTATATTGAGCAGTGTGGGATGTCGAAATTTCATTGCGATGCCTGTTTCTCTGACTGTAATAATAGAGTAAGGATTTCATGTGCAGAATGTCCGGAATACGATTTATGTGTACCATGTTTCTCTCAAGGTTCATATAATGGTAATCATTTACCTTCTCATGACTATCGAATTATAGAGACAAATTGGCATCCTATTTTATGTGAAGACTGGGgagcagatgaagaattggcatTAATTAAGGGAAGTCAAAGTCTTGGATTGGGTAATTGGCAAGATGTAGCAGACCACGTTGGAAGTAGAGATAAAGAAGGAGTTGCAGAACATTATATGAAATACTACATTTATAGTGAATTTTACCCTATACCGGATATCACTAAGGATCTGAAAGTGGATCGAGAAGAATTCATGGAagaaaggaagaagaggatcGAGAGATTTAGAGAAAAACCTTTGgaaccttcaagaaagccAGTGGCTTCGGTACCTAGTTGTCATGAAGTACAAGGATTTATGCCCGGCAGATTGGAGTTTGAAACGGAGTTTGAGAATGAGGCTGAAGGTCCAGTAAAAGATATGGTTTTTGAACCTGATGACCAACCGTTAGATATAGAGCTTAAGTTGATTATTTTGGACATTTACAATTCGAGATTGACTACTAGAGCTGAGAAAAAGAGGGTGCTATTCGAGAATGGTCTTATGGAGTATAGGCGGCTACAAGGCATTGATAAGAGAAGGACCAAAGAGGCTAAGGACCTCTTCAATGCGATAAAACCGCTGGCGAATTTGATGACTGCACAGGATTTTGACGAGTTTAGCCGAGATATCTTAGAGGAACTTCGTTGTAGAACAAGGATACGTCAATTGCAAGAGTGGAGAAGTAACGGGATTACCACGATGGAGGCTGGGCTGAAATATGAGCGCGATAAACAACTCAGGATTTCTGCCCTCGAAAGATTTGGCTCTTCAAATAACATGACGGTTAATGGTAATGCCATAAATGGTAGACATAGAGCTACTACTGCGCATAGAAATAATGCTGATTATTCGCAGAATTATAATGAAAGTGCGGGGAGAAAGAAAAACATGACGGCAAGTGAAATACAACATAGTACTGATTTTGGTCTTCTGTCGCCTGATGAACAACAATTGTGCATACAGTTGAAGATTCTACCGAAACCATATTTCGCTATAAAAGAACTCTTGTTTCGCGAACTTCTGCGAAGTGGTGGAGCGCtaagaaagaagaattgtAGAGACTTGCTCAATATTGAACCTGCAAAAGCAAATAAGATTTACGATTTCTTCGAATCACAAAATTGGATTTAGTGAAATATATCTCTATAGTTTCCTTGTAATTAATTGTAAAGTGTCATACCTGGGATCATTCTCTTTGTTTAGCTTGTCGACATATGTTTCTCGTAGGTAAGCGGCGTAACGTTTTTGCAAATCTTTACTCATATCTTCATCGAGCTTATTTTTGTACGCAAAATATTTCTTGACTGAGAGCTGTAGTTGTTCAATATCCAACGACTCAACGGACATAAACCTAATATTCAATGTAGTATCCATTAGTATGACGTCAACGTAAAGCTCGGGCAATTCCTGTTGCAAAGATATGGAGCGATGATCCTTTCTCCAGTATTCCAATACATGATTTATCAAATAGTCCCTGTGTAGATCCTGGAAATGGTCAAATAATGAGATGTACTCGACAGATTTTTCGTACAAGTACCTAATTGTATCCAATGACAATTCTTTGTTCATTTGGCGGTCAGTAATGCTATAGTAACCTGTATGCTTCTTGTAATAACTTTCACTCAAAGTTTCCAtacaaagatcaaataTCGCAAGAGCGATATCACCACGCAAGGCTGGATTGGTCTCTTCGTTACCAAGCATGTTCATATCAGCTTCTGGAAATTCATTCAACTTATCCTTCATTGCGTCACCTGTAGATGGTGCTTCGATTCCATTGTCCTCTGTTGATGCCTTCTTGTCGTTCTGTTCTTTGAGCATGTCTAGCTCTTGTTCCCTTTCATTGATAAGTCCCATAACTTTCCTtctgttgatcaacttGGTAATAAAGTTCAATTCGAATTTTACGTATTCGTACCACAGCTTTGGTACATCAGGGTTGAACCGCAGaccattttgaaatacAACTCtacaacttttgaaattagCATGAACCTCGTATTCGTATTTCGCACAACTAATCCACACTTCGACATTATTTGGATgtaatttcaaaagttcatTGTAAACGTTATGAATTCTCTTGTATGACGTGCTATTACCTCTTGTCTTGAGGAAATTCAAATGCATAGcccaaaatttcaagtcAGATGGGAATTTATTACAACCTCTAGTGTATATGAAGGcaattctttgttggatGGACCAATCCGAAATACTATTTGTCTTTGTACTATCCAGTATTCTCTTTACACGTTTTGCACGTAGTTTATCAACGCTGGTCTCATAGCTGATATATTTCATATAATCACGGATCGAGGAACCTCTAGAGTTCAAACgatgttcaaaatcagttcttttcttcataaTTGTCGATACTTCATTCTTGGTAAACAAACCTTTATCGATTAAATCCTCCACTTCAGGAATACATTGTTCCAAATAGTATCTAGTCTTCGAAGACATCGCTAATGGATCTACGACTGATCTAGCTCAAGGTTAAatatgcgatgagatgagcatCTCACAGCTTATATCtttaaaattttcagaatAGTAATTACCCGTTCGGACagctttttcaaatatattGAAGCTATGAACAACTACTAAAGAACCATCAATTAACTGTTATCAAGGCTACTATTAGACCATCTAATGGCTATGTTTAACCGTAATAGGCTATGGAAAGTATGTGGTATTACCTATCTCTAAGGAAAATCTATTTGTGTTCCCCTTACTAACTCATTTTGTAGATTGCACATGCAGTTCGATACCAATCGACCAAAGCAGCTGAGACTGTACTCCCCAATGCCGCTATCCCACCACGTTATACTCTAGCCACTGTGCGTGCATTTCCTTCATTAGAACCTCTAACGTTTGCACCAGTCCCAACTTCTGTGCTAGCAGCCCCTCTAAGAAGAGACATACTATGGCGAGCAGTAGTTTACGAAAACGACAATAAACGTGTTGGATCATCAAACCCACCAGGAAGAAGTGAAAATGGCTACTCTAGACGCAAACTTTTACCTCAAAAGGGTTCCGGTAGAGCTAGAGCCGGTGATGCAAATTCACCAACCAGACATAACGGTGCTCGCGCCCTAGCGAGAACCGCTCCAAACGACTACTCTACTGTGCTACCAAGCAAGGTATACTCCCAGGCCGTGATAAACGCCCTAAGCCATCAGTATAGAAGTGGAAACCTCTTCATAATTGGCGGAGCCAATGCACTATCAAAGACGAATGAATTGGACTTGAACGAGCTAGAATTAATACCCAGTAATACCACTGGAGATATTTTGTTTGAGAGGTTCATGAAAGAACATAAACTGCAGGGCAAGAAATTActgttcatcatcagtgAACCCAGAGAAGCACTATTACAAAATACTGATCGTTTCAAGGACAAAGTCGATGTTGTTCAGCAAGAACTAGTTGATGTGAATGATTTATTGAAAGCCAAGAGAATATTCATAGAACTAGCAGCTTTGGAATACTTGACAGTAACCCATTCCCTTTAGTTGATTTGCTTACTTGTCGTTCATTTTCCATATAGATAGTCATGTAAATATACAAAATGTTGTGGGACTGTCATCCGCACACCACGACAGTTACCGAAAATCTGTGcattatttttgaaaaattatttttgaaatttttcaggCGCGCGTGTGGTGTTGCGTGGACTCAATCTAGGCGGGCGTAGTGGCGAACTAGGCTCGGCTCCGCCTAGCGGCCCTCAGCGTAAGTTCTCATCATTCCCTTGTAGGCTCAACACCGTCCGCCTAGCTCGTAGGCTCACTCTGTTTCTACCAGGTTACGCTCCTTCGGTTGGACTACCATTCGTTTCAGCAGtatgatgaatttgcagatattgaagatatcattGATAAACTAGCATATTATTTCAGTTATTATTGAATAGACCGTATAACGAACAAGGGTAAAGATGTCTTCTCTAgttgttcaagaacaaggTTCCTTCCAACACATTTTGCGGTATGTTTAAACCTTACAGAAATAAGCCCTCGCCAGATATACAGTGGagttttcaagagattttcGAAAGTTTTAGAAGTGATATATGCCAGTAGAAGAAAGCGAGTGGATGACTTAATATTGCGTATGAATACGTTTACTAACTTTATGACAGTTTGTTGAACACCAACGTCGATGGTAACATCAAGGTCGTTTACGCTTTGACCACCATTAAGGGTGTTGGTCGTCGTTACGCCAACTTGGTTTGTAAGAAAGCCGATGTCGATTTGCACAAGAGAGCTGGTGAATTGACCcaggaagaattggaaagaatTGTCCAAATCATGCAAAACCCAACTCAATACAAGATCCCAGCTTGGTTCCTAAACCGTCAAAGAGATGTCACTGACGGTAAGGACTACCACACTTTGGCTAACGGTGTCGAATCCAAATTGAGAgacgatttggaaagattgaagaagatcagaGCTCACCGTGGTATCAGACACTTCTGGGGTTTGCGTGTTAGAGGTCAACACACCAAGACCACCggtagaagaagagcttAAGAAAATTGAACGATTCGTTTCCAATTTTGTACACGTATTTTTCTATAGCCATTTCAATAGCCCTTTAATTGTAAATCAATTAGTGAACCATTTCGCGAATTTAAAGATAAACAAAACTGTTAATGACTGAAATATTACAAACTCGTAAAGACAAGTATATTGAATGCTAAATTAGTGAACTAAAGTGTTATTGTTCAACTCCTGAAGTGGGATTCTCTTAGTTGGAGATCCAGATGTGTTAATGGAGTTAGCCGCCGAGCGTGGTTTACTACGGGGGCTACCGGAGCCATCGCCGTTGATCAGCTTATTTACTCTGCTATTGGGTGAAGTCTTGATGGGTGTTAAGACTTTCTTGTCTGATGTAAGGTGGAATGTGAGTGCCTGGCCTCTCTTAGAAGTTCTTGGAGGGGTTGTTTCACCACTTGTGGCTTCCGGTGTAGTGACAGCGGGTTCGGTGGGTATTTGTGCCACTGGTGTTGATTGGACAGCTCTTTGAGCAGAATTGTTTTGTCTCTTGGATGCCTGCCTTTTATTTTGGAACCAAATTTGAACAGCTTTCTCAGACATGTTACAACGTTCAGCCAATTCCTGTCTCTTACGTTTGTCGGGAGCGGGACAAGCATTGAACTCGGCCTGAAGTATATTTAGTTCCTGTGTTGAAGTTCTTCTCCTTTTACGACGTGCTAGCGGTGCATTATCGATTTTAGGCTCCTTTGTTGGGAAGGTTTCCTGAGAATGTGTTATGAATGCAAATGCTCTCTTCTTATCATTAGCAGAAGGTGTGATCACAGCTCTGGCGGCAGATAAGGGAGTTAACATATCATTCTTCCTAGCCGATTGATTGGTACTCTTTTTCTTAACGACCGGCGTTGAAGGAGTAGCAGGTTCTGCTTCTGTAAATGATTGAGTTCTAAGTTGTGGTTGTCTTGCGGGAGTATATGATCCGGTGCTGTTTGTTATCGGTACATGTCTCAATGCACTATCCACTGATTTGGGACGAGTAATACCGTTGAAACCGAGAGGAGGAAGTCTAATGGCACCTTGATCATCATTATAGAACCTgggcttcaaattctccAATAGAGGTGAACAAGGCTCAGAATGAAGCATATTGTTATTCAATAACACGGCTAGAGATGGCAAAAGAGGCTTACCTGAcatcattttgaagaacaagatctATACCGATCTGATATCAAGACTACACTCCGCCAAATTGATCTGTCATGTTCTTATATATACATAAACATGATCAGTGTCGAACACAAAACACCATTTGAATAGATCAACAATCTGCTATCCTAATTGAGCAGTCAAATGATCGAGATCGCGTTCTGCCAGCACACAGGAACCTTGATCCCATCGCATCGTGTCCTTCCACTAATAAACTGGTCGTGAGCCTTGCCCAAACGGGCTAAGAGATTGTCGCTCCTGCACGAAATAACTAAAAAGTTattttccaagaaggtCGCGTCGATTCCTAATAGAGACAAACTCTTGGCAAGGCTGCCTCGAACTGGATACCGCGTTTTGAAGCTCAAGACGTTCGAGAGCTTAGTTACGTTGACATTCTCGAGCTGATATTGAACGTATTGGAACTTACTAGGTTCGAATAGGTCTCACGTGATGTTAGTCTCCGGTCACGTGATGTACTCTCCccttctctctttctttctttctgtAGAGAACGTAATGGGTTTGGCACGTTCTCAAAGGACTTCGCTACCTTTTGGGTACTGGCTGCTGTGGTCTACAAAACTGTCAATTGAGGATTTAGTTTCAAAGAAGACGGGTAGCTGGTGCAGAGGTGATAGTCTACGTTCTTTAAGGTGAAAAAAGCTTTGAATTGACAGTTGGTTTGTTAGACCTGGCAAAGTTCATTGACGATGACCTCGGAAAACTTACTGGAGGATAAGTCTCCCAGGCGAAGAGTTCTGGAACGGAATTGGCTTTATGCGGCCTGTTCTTTCGTCCTAGTGTTGTGGCTAGTATTTACACGGTATGAGAAGTTTTCCAATTGTGCCGATAAGATTGCACATTTCGAGGCTACGCCAGTACCGGGGAATTGGAGTGAAGAGGATGTTGAAGCATATAAAATGCTAGGCTTGACTCCCAAGGATCCTGTGTTGATTAGAAATTTGGAGACAGGGCAAGAGAAAAAGCTGCATGGTAGGTTTTTGCACATCACCGATATGCATCCAGACGCATTCTACAAAGAGGGTTCCTCAGTGGAATATAGTTGTCATAGTGGTAAACCACCGCCACATAAGAAAAACTTTGCGTCCAAATTCGGGGACGCTACGAAAGGTTGTGATGCACCTGAGGAATTAATTGATTATACGCTAGAGTGGATCAAGGACAATTTGCGAGATAAAATTGATTTTGTTATTTGGACAGGTGACAATGTTCGTCACGATAACGATCGTAAAATCCCAAGAACTGAGATgcaaattttggaaatgAATGATCAAATCTCTAGGAAGATGCAGAGAGTTTTTTCAGACCCTAATAGTGATAATCcaagagattttgatgTTACCTTAATTCCTAGCATTGGTAATAATGACGTTTTCCCGCATAATATGTTCGCCCTAGGACCTACGTTACAAACAAGAGAGTACTATAGAATTTGGGACAATGTAATTCCACAGGAGCAACAGAGGACTTTTTATAGAGGTGCGTGTTTTGTCACTGAAGTTATTCCCGGTAGATTGGCCGTGCTATCTATTAATACGTTGTATCTGTACAAGGCGAATCCATTAGTCGATAACTGTGACTCGAAGAAACAACCCGGTTACCAACTATTGGCATGGCTTGGGAGCGTGCTCGAAGAGCTTAGACAAAGAGATGTTAAAGTATGGTTGTCTGGTCATGTTCCCCCCATCGAAAAGAATTTTGCTGATAGTTGTTATGATAAATTCACATTATGGACTCACGAATACAGGGATATCATAATTGGTGGGCTCTATGGACACATGAACATAGACCATTTCATTCCGGTGGATGGTGAGGCATCTCGTAAGGCAATTGAGTCTGAAGTCGAGATCAATTCATccgaggatgatgatgatgaggaggagATTCTTGATCACGCAATGGCTGCTAGCGAGGTGCATTTAATGGGTGCTAAACCAGAAAACAAAGAATCGTATATGAATGGCATTAGAGATAAAGTATACAAGAAAGTTCATCAGGAGGTGGAAGAGTCAGTTGCGAATGAGGATATGATGTGCGGTAAGAAACGTAATGAGCAtaaaacttttgaagagatctgTGAAAATTATTCGATCGTCACGATTTCGGGTTCTGTAATACCTACTTTCAATCCAAGTATCCGTATATGGGAGTACAACACGACAGACCTCGAGGCAGACAGTTCAACGTGGCAAAAGCACTCGTGGGATGATTTTTACGAGAAACTGAATAAGATTATGGATAATGAGTACAATTccgaggaagaagacgaaTTGACCATTGATGACGAGATCgagattgagaagaagaaatcaaatcgcaagaagaagagaaagaataaaGCTGACAAGACCATaccgaagaagaaaccggCCAAATTAGCACTAGGCCCAGCCTACACACCTCAACTGTTCTCACCAACAAAATTTGTACAATACTATGCGGATTTGAAACAGATTAACGAGGACTACTACTCGCTCTTAGACTCTGGTAAGAAACCAGGTGAGGCTGCCGAACGTTCCTTCAAATATCAAGTTGAATACACTTCTGAAGAAGGACCCTACCCGATGAAAAGCCTCATGGTCGAAGATTTCATTTCACTAGCCTCGAAACTAGCCACTGACAAGAAGATATGGcagaaattcttgaaacGTGCCTTTATGTCCACCGGTTACACTGATGACAACTAAACTTGCATGCTTGAGCATAGCTCATATATATACTAATTTAATGATCTATGTTAAAAGATAACTTATACAGCTGAGAGCTTAGTCTATCTATTTATTAGCAGAGGAGAAGTATTCCTTGGATTCACTGACACCTGGCTTGATGGTAGCAGCACCTGGAGTCCAGTTACATGGCAAGACAGTACCGTTCTTGTCAGTCCATTGGAAACCTTCAACCAATCTTAAGGCTTCCTCAACATTTCTACCAACTGGCAAATCGTTGATAGTAATGTGTCTAATGACACCCTTTGGATCAATAATGAACAAACCTCTTAGAGCAAcaccagcttcttcaatcaagaCACCATAGTCTCTAGACAAAGAGTGGTTAGTGTCAGCAACCAATGGGATGTCAACCTTACCTAGACCACCATCCTTTCTCTCAACGTTAGTCCAAGCCAACAAGGAGTATTCAGAATCGGTGGAGGCAAACAAGACTTGAGCACCAATATCAGTGAATCTCTTGGCAGCTTCAGAGAAGGCAATAATTTCGGTTGGGCAAACAAAAGTGAAAGCCAATGGGATGAAAGCCAAAACGACGTACTTGCCCTTGTATTTGTCAAGGGAAACTTCGTCGAAGACACCGTCAATGACAGCAGTCTTGTTGAAAGTTGGAGCTTGCTTTTGAACTTGAGCGACCATCGTTGTgtaaatcaattgagtaGTTGGGTAGCTACAACAACTATAATCTAATCGTTTTAGTACTGGTACGACTGGACCCCTTTTATACCTTTATTTCAAACGATCATTTCTTACCCGGAAGGTTAGTCGATTTGTAATAAATG contains these protein-coding regions:
- the YML6 gene encoding mitochondrial 54S ribosomal protein uL4m (similar to Saccharomyces cerevisiae YML6 (YML025C); ancestral locus Anc_5.565); the encoded protein is MFNRNRLWKIAHAVRYQSTKAAETVLPNAAIPPRYTLATVRAFPSLEPLTFAPVPTSVLAAPLRRDILWRAVVYENDNKRVGSSNPPGRSENGYSRRKLLPQKGSGRARAGDANSPTRHNGARALARTAPNDYSTVLPSKVYSQAVINALSHQYRSGNLFIIGGANALSKTNELDLNELELIPSNTTGDILFERFMKEHKLQGKKLLFIISEPREALLQNTDRFKDKVDVVQQELVDVNDLLKAKRIFIELAALEYLTVTHSL
- the ADA2 gene encoding chromatin-binding transcription regulator ADA2 (similar to Saccharomyces cerevisiae ADA2 (YDR448W); ancestral locus Anc_5.563); protein product: MSKFHCDACFSDCNNRVRISCAECPEYDLCVPCFSQGSYNGNHLPSHDYRIIETNWHPILCEDWGADEELALIKGSQSLGLGNWQDVADHVGSRDKEGVAEHYMKYYIYSEFYPIPDITKDLKVDREEFMEERKKRIERFREKPLEPSRKPVASVPSCHEVQGFMPGRLEFETEFENEAEGPVKDMVFEPDDQPLDIELKLIILDIYNSRLTTRAEKKRVLFENGLMEYRRLQGIDKRRTKEAKDLFNAIKPLANLMTAQDFDEFSRDILEELRCRTRIRQLQEWRSNGITTMEAGLKYERDKQLRISALERFGSSNNMTVNGNAINGRHRATTAHRNNADYSQNYNESAGRKKNMTASEIQHSTDFGLLSPDEQQLCIQLKILPKPYFAIKELLFRELLRSGGALRKKNCRDLLNIEPAKANKIYDFFESQNWI
- the UTP6 gene encoding snoRNA-binding rRNA-processing protein UTP6 (similar to Saccharomyces cerevisiae UTP6 (YDR449C); ancestral locus Anc_5.564); amino-acid sequence: MSSKTRYYLEQCIPEVEDLIDKGLFTKNEVSTIMKKRTDFEHRLNSRGSSIRDYMKYISYETSVDKLRAKRVKRILDSTKTNSISDWSIQQRIAFIYTRGCNKFPSDLKFWAMHLNFLKTRGNSTSYKRIHNVYNELLKLHPNNVEVWISCAKYEYEVHANFKSCRVVFQNGLRFNPDVPKLWYEYVKFELNFITKLINRRKVMGLINEREQELDMLKEQNDKKASTEDNGIEAPSTGDAMKDKLNEFPEADMNMLGNEETNPALRGDIALAIFDLCMETLSESYYKKHTGYYSITDRQMNKELSLDTIRYLYEKSVEYISLFDHFQDLHRDYLINHVLEYWRKDHRSISLQQELPELYVDVILMDTTLNIRFMSVESLDIEQLQLSVKKYFAYKNKLDEDMSKDLQKRYAAYLRETYVDKLNKENDPRYDTLQLITRKL
- the PPN1 gene encoding endopolyphosphatase (similar to Saccharomyces cerevisiae PPN1 (YDR452W); ancestral locus Anc_5.568), with amino-acid sequence MTSENLLEDKSPRRRVLERNWLYAACSFVLVLWLVFTRYEKFSNCADKIAHFEATPVPGNWSEEDVEAYKMLGLTPKDPVLIRNLETGQEKKLHGRFLHITDMHPDAFYKEGSSVEYSCHSGKPPPHKKNFASKFGDATKGCDAPEELIDYTLEWIKDNLRDKIDFVIWTGDNVRHDNDRKIPRTEMQILEMNDQISRKMQRVFSDPNSDNPRDFDVTLIPSIGNNDVFPHNMFALGPTLQTREYYRIWDNVIPQEQQRTFYRGACFVTEVIPGRLAVLSINTLYLYKANPLVDNCDSKKQPGYQLLAWLGSVLEELRQRDVKVWLSGHVPPIEKNFADSCYDKFTLWTHEYRDIIIGGLYGHMNIDHFIPVDGEASRKAIESEVEINSSEDDDDEEEILDHAMAASEVHLMGAKPENKESYMNGIRDKVYKKVHQEVEESVANEDMMCGKKRNEHKTFEEICENYSIVTISGSVIPTFNPSIRIWEYNTTDLEADSSTWQKHSWDDFYEKLNKIMDNEYNSEEEDELTIDDEIEIEKKKSNRKKKRKNKADKTIPKKKPAKLALGPAYTPQLFSPTKFVQYYADLKQINEDYYSLLDSGKKPGEAAERSFKYQVEYTSEEGPYPMKSLMVEDFISLASKLATDKKIWQKFLKRAFMSTGYTDDN
- the RPS18A gene encoding 40S ribosomal protein uS13 (similar to Saccharomyces cerevisiae RPS18A (YDR450W) and RPS18B (YML026C); ancestral locus Anc_5.566) translates to MSSLVVQEQGSFQHILRLLNTNVDGNIKVVYALTTIKGVGRRYANLVCKKADVDLHKRAGELTQEELERIVQIMQNPTQYKIPAWFLNRQRDVTDGKDYHTLANGVESKLRDDLERLKKIRAHRGIRHFWGLRVRGQHTKTTGRRRA
- the TDEL0A04320 gene encoding homeobox domain-containing protein (similar to Saccharomyces cerevisiae YHP1 (YDR451C) and YOX1 (YML027W); ancestral locus Anc_5.567) — translated: MMSGKPLLPSLAVLLNNNMLHSEPCSPLLENLKPRFYNDDQGAIRLPPLGFNGITRPKSVDSALRHVPITNSTGSYTPARQPQLRTQSFTEAEPATPSTPVVKKKSTNQSARKNDMLTPLSAARAVITPSANDKKRAFAFITHSQETFPTKEPKIDNAPLARRKRRRTSTQELNILQAEFNACPAPDKRKRQELAERCNMSEKAVQIWFQNKRQASKRQNNSAQRAVQSTPVAQIPTEPAVTTPEATSGETTPPRTSKRGQALTFHLTSDKKVLTPIKTSPNSRVNKLINGDGSGSPRSKPRSAANSINTSGSPTKRIPLQELNNNTLVH
- the TSA2 gene encoding thioredoxin peroxidase TSA2 (similar to Saccharomyces cerevisiae TSA2 (YDR453C) and TSA1 (YML028W); ancestral locus Anc_5.569), with protein sequence MVAQVQKQAPTFNKTAVIDGVFDEVSLDKYKGKYVVLAFIPLAFTFVCPTEIIAFSEAAKRFTDIGAQVLFASTDSEYSLLAWTNVERKDGGLGKVDIPLVADTNHSLSRDYGVLIEEAGVALRGLFIIDPKGVIRHITINDLPVGRNVEEALRLVEGFQWTDKNGTVLPCNWTPGAATIKPGVSESKEYFSSANK
- the RPS17B gene encoding 40S ribosomal protein eS17 (similar to Saccharomyces cerevisiae RPS17B (YDR447C) and RPS17A (YML024W); ancestral locus Anc_5.562), whose amino-acid sequence is MGRVRTKTVKRASKALIERYYPKLTMDFQVNKRLCDEIATIQSKRLRNKIAGYTTHLMKRIQKGPVRGISFKLQEEERERKDQYVPEVSALDLEHSKGVLNVDNQTADLVKSLGLKLPLSVTSVSAQRERRFRRRI